In Holophagales bacterium, one DNA window encodes the following:
- a CDS encoding DUF4412 domain-containing protein has translation MIRKARFVALAVAALVAAPALADKVVVMLQHTDAMSIMGQTTPAQDTTQESWFGDGAVRFDGGDTTIITRFDRKKLYFVNNGEKTYSSIDLPIDFKALVGPEMAPMMEQMAKMMAASVVVTPSDKTGKFAGIACQYKNIEISMGMMKMSILGCYSDSVGIDYGRYREFAAAQADLMPNSGWMKELADKVRGYPVQTETTTAMMGKEFKSWQELKAVEDRTPPPGHYDPPAGYREVKYDPMAQAARKGKH, from the coding sequence ATGATTCGCAAGGCCCGATTCGTGGCCCTCGCCGTCGCGGCGCTCGTCGCCGCTCCGGCTCTCGCCGACAAGGTCGTCGTCATGCTCCAGCACACCGACGCGATGTCGATCATGGGGCAGACCACCCCGGCTCAGGACACCACCCAGGAGTCGTGGTTCGGCGACGGCGCGGTGCGCTTCGACGGCGGCGACACGACGATCATCACGCGCTTCGACCGCAAGAAGCTCTACTTCGTCAACAACGGCGAGAAGACCTACTCCTCGATCGACCTGCCGATCGACTTCAAGGCGCTGGTCGGCCCCGAGATGGCGCCGATGATGGAGCAGATGGCGAAGATGATGGCGGCGAGCGTCGTCGTCACGCCGAGCGACAAGACCGGCAAGTTCGCCGGCATCGCCTGCCAGTACAAGAACATCGAGATCAGCATGGGGATGATGAAGATGTCGATCCTCGGCTGCTACTCCGACAGCGTCGGGATCGACTACGGGCGCTATCGCGAGTTCGCTGCCGCCCAGGCCGACCTGATGCCGAATTCCGGCTGGATGAAGGAGCTGGCCGACAAGGTCAGGGGTTATCCAGTGCAGACCGAGACGACCACGGCGATGATGGGCAAGGAGTTCAAGAGCTGGCAGGAGCTCAAGGCGGTGGAGGACCGCACGCCGCCGCCGGGCCACTACGATCCGCCGGCCGGCTACCGCGAGGTCAAGTACGACCCGATGGCGCAGGCCGCTCGCAAGGGCAAGCACTGA